The following coding sequences lie in one Dunckerocampus dactyliophorus isolate RoL2022-P2 chromosome 4, RoL_Ddac_1.1, whole genome shotgun sequence genomic window:
- the smtnb gene encoding smoothelin isoform X3 translates to MSKMSTEAYAALDESSLRALLDGTVDLDERRLIRSAIRELRRREIEDIEAALATKRFRPTRLKQQEDKENQHRSSESSEALDVLSNKLKAIRDVDELTKMLRAATDYEERKLIRAAIRQIRDEQQQGAVERVKVPGSSLEPESLESQSTKGTAKREQESPFEQDHIKSQIRELRGQQTNPRRELQRLGSKSGMVLVFDHLVKAEGSEPLLIHSQREEVAPKPDLVLSHRQRSDSAASDCSVASMLSRSNMDSVATEKSLGSTYRARLDSGGSDRSQGSAQRSRQDSGASERSITSQSHIRQRLDSDVSDSAIRLSLGSGASDNIGLVSRKRNDSVASDQSVSMSSEERCPTEEGEVDTSISAYSTDSETESRSQGVTNFQTQPDQDLVVDQDLPDGSVLSRRTPESGPVNGTAEGKHNFLRQKVLEGDLTLTHRKDKDAAPEKKDVVLDQAKRANSVRDRMRKFNEPSQNINVPALKKSPLSSIGQTNFSRAAQLFTPTATSLNSSGDRPAWVRVDSTAHTSLASKSQATPHFRGVANKPLSSAGQSQESMGGTNNLAEKSGPVLRDSKDDRTPGRAAGQQCIQEETDPDMKTFLTIEIKDGHTRASPTSTQRGNVIPINNMTPRITANALGQRTELTLGLRATPFKISSSSSSLSTGSSIKMETEPVVASEPVFSSGPSVQVACQIPTIPNGSTVETKTECPGKMTADQLAAIEDEELLDKMLDESKDFEERKMIRAAMRDLRKKKREAMLGCTQEEIDQREKERETRLQELRQQRDDRAHKNRAGVGAEEVMMRRKVEKSADGSTLSQVTKTDRFAQSDDGSRSSRSTVVEASYVQKTDRGTVQSKSYSYTSSSSSNTSKKVGSVFDREDESTSRSGGLAAVERRQAERHKELMRAQTLPKTSAMQARKAMIEKLEKEEGGPVNQVVSKVNRVQRSTSFGVPNANSIKQMLLDWCRAKTRSYEHVDIQNFSSSWSDGMAFCALVHNFFPEAFDYSSLSPCNRRQNFEVAFSNAETYANCMPLLEVEDMMIMGNKPDSKCVFTYVQSLVNHLRRHEMAMGRPSDL, encoded by the exons CTGGATGGGACCGTGGATCTGGACGAGAGACGCCTCATCCGTTCAGCCATCCGGGAGTTGAGAAGGAGGGAGATCGAGGACATAGAGGCCGCTCTGGCCACTAAGAGGTTTCGCCCCACACGACTCAAACAGCAGGAGGACAAGGAGAATCAGCACAG GTCCAGTGAATCCAGTGAGGCCTTGGATGTCCTGTCAAACAAACTAAAAGCAATCAGAGATGTCGATGAACTCACCAAGATG CTCCGTGCTGCCACTGACTACGAGGAGAGGAAGCTGATTAGAGCAGCCATCCGACAAATCCGAGATGAACAACAGCAAG GGGCAGTGGAGAGAGTTAAAGTCCCTGGTAGCAGTCTGGAGCCAGAGAGTCTGGAGTCCCAGAGCACCAAGGGGACTGCG AAGAGAGAACAGGAGAGTCCATTTGAACAAGATCACATCAAATCTCAGATCCGGGAGTTGCGTGGCCAGCAGACAAACCCAAGAAGAGAGCTGCAGAGACTGG GGTCCAAATCAGGCATGGTGCTGGTTTTTGATCACCTCGTGAAGGCGGAGGGCTCTGAACCTCTGCTGATCCATTCGCAGAGAGAAGAAGTGGCACCAAAGCCTGACCTCGTCCTGTCCCATAGACAGAGATCTGATTCTGCAGCTTCAGACTGCAGCGTGGCCTCAATGCTTTCCAGGTCCAATATGGATTCTGTGGCCACAGAAAAGAGCCTCGGCTCGACCTACAGAGCCCGTTTGGACTCTGGAGGTTCTGACAGGAGCCAGGGCTCCGCTCAACGCAGCAGACAAGACTCAGGGGCATCAGAGCGCAGCATCACCTCCCAATCTCACATCAGGCAAAGACTGGACTCAGATGTCTCAGATTCTGCTATCAGACTTTCTTTAGGTTCTGGAGCTTCTGACAACATTGGCTTGGTGTCAAGAAAGAGAAATGACTCAGTGGCTTCAGACCAAAGTGTGAGTATGTCCTCTGAGGAGAGGTGTCCGACAGAGGAAGGCGAGGTAGACACAAGTATCTCAGCATACAGCACTGACTCAGAAACCGAGAGCAGAAGCCAGGGTGTAACCAACTTTCAGACTCAGCCCGACCAGGACCTTGTTGTCGACCAGGATCTTCCAGATGGGTCTGTCTTATCTCGGAGAACTCCTGAAAGTGGCCCAGTCAATGGTACTGCTGAGGGGAAACACAACTTTCTGAGACAGAAG GTACTTGAAGGTGATTTGACCCTCACTCATAGAAAGGACAAGGATGCTG CACCTGAAAAGAAAGATGTTGTGCTGGACCAGGCCAAGCGTGCTAACTCTGTACGCGATCGGATGCGCAAGTTCAACGAGCCCAGTCAGAACATAAACGTCCCGGCTTTGAAGAAGAGTCCTCTGAGCAGCATTGGCCAGACAAACTTCTCCAGAGCTGCGCAGCTGTTTACACCCACTGCAACATCCCTCAACTCCTCTGGCGACAGGCCCGCATGGGTGCGCGTGGACTCGACAGCTCACACCTCTCTTGCATCCAAGAGTCAGGCCACACCTCATTTCAGAGGTGTGGCTAACAAACCTCTGTCTTCAGCCGGCCAATCCCAGGAGTCCATGGGAGGTACGAACAATCTGGCTGAGAAGAGTGGGCCTGTCTTGAGGGATTCAAAGGACGACAGGACCCCAGGGAGAGCAGCTGGACAGCAGTGCATCCAAGAAGAGACAGACCCAGACATGAAGACTTTCCTCACCATTGAGATCAAAGATGGGCACACACGTGCCTCACCTACATCCACTCAAAGGGGCAACGTTATCCCCATCAACAACATGACCCCACGCATCACTGCTAATGCTCTGGGGCAGAGAACAG AGCTGACCCTTGGCCTCCGGGCGACACCATTCaagatctcctcctcctcctccagcttgtCCACTGGATCCTCCATCAAG ATGGAGACAGAGCCTGTCGTCGCCTCTGAGCCGGTGTTTTCTTCTGGTCCCTCTGTCCAGGTGGCATGTCAGATCCCCACCATCCCAAACGGTTCCACGGTCGAAACCAAGACTGAGTGTCCAGGAAAGATGACCGCTGACCAGCTGGCTGCCATCGAGGATGAAGAACTCCTTGATAAAATG CTTGATGAGTCCAAAGATTTTGAGGAGAGGAAAATGATCCGTGCAGCAATGAGAGACCTTCGCAAGAAAAAGAGAG AGGCCATGCTCGGCTGTACTCAAGAGGAAATAG ACCAGAGAGAAAAAGAGCGCGAGACTCGCCTGCAGGAGCTTCGTCAGCAGAGAGATGACCGTGCGCATAAAAATCGTGCTGGGGTCGGAGCAGAAGaggtgatgatgaggaggaaagTGGAGAAGTCAGCCGATGGTTCCACCCTCAGCCAAGTCACCAAAACAGACCGCTTTGCACAGtctg ATGATGGCAGCAGATCAAGTCGCAGCACAGTCGTAGAGGCTAGCTATGTGCAGAAAACAGACA GAGGAACAGTCCAGTCTAAATCATACAGCTACACATCTTCATCCTCTTCCAATACAAGCAAAAAAGTAGGCAG TGTGTTTGACCGTGAGGATGAATCAACATCTCGCAGTGGTGGGTTGGCCGCTGTGGAACGAAGGCAAGCAGAGAGGCACAAGGAGCTGATGAGAGCGCAGACTTTGCCCAAGACCTCAGCCATGCAGGCCCGCAAAGCCATGATAGAGAAGCTGGAGAAGGAGGAAGGCGG CCCGGTAAATCAGGTGGTCTCCAAAGTAAACAGAGTCCAGCGTTCCACTAGCTTTGGTGTACCCAATGCAAACTCCATCAAGCAGATGCTGCTCGACTGGTGCCGCGCCAAGACCCGCTCATATGAG CATGTGGATATACAAAACTTTTCATCCAGCTGGAGCGATGGCATGGCGTTCTGTGCGCTGGTGCACAATTTCTTTCCAGAGGCTTTCGACTACAGCTCCTTGAGTCCCTGCAACCGCAGGCAAAACTTTGAGGTGGCCTTCAGCAATGCAGA
- the smtnb gene encoding smoothelin isoform X4, with protein MSKMSTEAYAALDESSLRALLDGTVDLDERRLIRSAIRELRRREIEDIEAALATKRFRPTRLKQQEDKENQHRSSESSEALDVLSNKLKAIRDVDELTKMLRAATDYEERKLIRAAIRQIRDEQQQGAVERVKVPGSSLEPESLESQSTKGTAKREQESPFEQDHIKSQIRELRGQQTNPRRELQRLGSKSGMVLVFDHLVKAEGSEPLLIHSQREEVAPKPDLVLSHRQRSDSAASDCSVASMLSRSNMDSVATEKSLGSTYRARLDSGGSDRSQGSAQRSRQDSGASERSITSQSHIRQRLDSDVSDSAIRLSLGSGASDNIGLVSRKRNDSVASDQSVSMSSEERCPTEEGEVDTSISAYSTDSETESRSQGVTNFQTQPDQDLVVDQDLPDGSVLSRRTPESGPVNGTAEGKHNFLRQKVLEGDLTLTHRKDKDAAPEKKDVVLDQAKRANSVRDRMRKFNEPSQNINVPALKKSPLSSIGQTNFSRAAQLFTPTATSLNSSGDRPAWVRVDSTAHTSLASKSQATPHFRGVANKPLSSAGQSQESMGGTNNLAEKSGPVLRDSKDDRTPGRAAGQQCIQEETDPDMKTFLTIEIKDGHTRASPTSTQRGNVIPINNMTPRITANALGQRTELTLGLRATPFKISSSSSSLSTGSSIKMETEPVVASEPVFSSGPSVQVACQIPTIPNGSTVETKTECPGKMTADQLAAIEDEELLDKMLDESKDFEERKMIRAAMRDLRKKKRDQREKERETRLQELRQQRDDRAHKNRAGVGAEEVMMRRKVEKSADGSTLSQVTKTDRFAQSDDGSRSSRSTVVEASYVQKTDRGTVQSKSYSYTSSSSSNTSKKVGSVFDREDESTSRSGGLAAVERRQAERHKELMRAQTLPKTSAMQARKAMIEKLEKEEGGPVNQVVSKVNRVQRSTSFGVPNANSIKQMLLDWCRAKTRSYEHVDIQNFSSSWSDGMAFCALVHNFFPEAFDYSSLSPCNRRQNFEVAFSNAETYANCMPLLEVEDMMIMGNKPDSKCVFTYVQSLVNHLRRHEMAMGRPSDL; from the exons CTGGATGGGACCGTGGATCTGGACGAGAGACGCCTCATCCGTTCAGCCATCCGGGAGTTGAGAAGGAGGGAGATCGAGGACATAGAGGCCGCTCTGGCCACTAAGAGGTTTCGCCCCACACGACTCAAACAGCAGGAGGACAAGGAGAATCAGCACAG GTCCAGTGAATCCAGTGAGGCCTTGGATGTCCTGTCAAACAAACTAAAAGCAATCAGAGATGTCGATGAACTCACCAAGATG CTCCGTGCTGCCACTGACTACGAGGAGAGGAAGCTGATTAGAGCAGCCATCCGACAAATCCGAGATGAACAACAGCAAG GGGCAGTGGAGAGAGTTAAAGTCCCTGGTAGCAGTCTGGAGCCAGAGAGTCTGGAGTCCCAGAGCACCAAGGGGACTGCG AAGAGAGAACAGGAGAGTCCATTTGAACAAGATCACATCAAATCTCAGATCCGGGAGTTGCGTGGCCAGCAGACAAACCCAAGAAGAGAGCTGCAGAGACTGG GGTCCAAATCAGGCATGGTGCTGGTTTTTGATCACCTCGTGAAGGCGGAGGGCTCTGAACCTCTGCTGATCCATTCGCAGAGAGAAGAAGTGGCACCAAAGCCTGACCTCGTCCTGTCCCATAGACAGAGATCTGATTCTGCAGCTTCAGACTGCAGCGTGGCCTCAATGCTTTCCAGGTCCAATATGGATTCTGTGGCCACAGAAAAGAGCCTCGGCTCGACCTACAGAGCCCGTTTGGACTCTGGAGGTTCTGACAGGAGCCAGGGCTCCGCTCAACGCAGCAGACAAGACTCAGGGGCATCAGAGCGCAGCATCACCTCCCAATCTCACATCAGGCAAAGACTGGACTCAGATGTCTCAGATTCTGCTATCAGACTTTCTTTAGGTTCTGGAGCTTCTGACAACATTGGCTTGGTGTCAAGAAAGAGAAATGACTCAGTGGCTTCAGACCAAAGTGTGAGTATGTCCTCTGAGGAGAGGTGTCCGACAGAGGAAGGCGAGGTAGACACAAGTATCTCAGCATACAGCACTGACTCAGAAACCGAGAGCAGAAGCCAGGGTGTAACCAACTTTCAGACTCAGCCCGACCAGGACCTTGTTGTCGACCAGGATCTTCCAGATGGGTCTGTCTTATCTCGGAGAACTCCTGAAAGTGGCCCAGTCAATGGTACTGCTGAGGGGAAACACAACTTTCTGAGACAGAAG GTACTTGAAGGTGATTTGACCCTCACTCATAGAAAGGACAAGGATGCTG CACCTGAAAAGAAAGATGTTGTGCTGGACCAGGCCAAGCGTGCTAACTCTGTACGCGATCGGATGCGCAAGTTCAACGAGCCCAGTCAGAACATAAACGTCCCGGCTTTGAAGAAGAGTCCTCTGAGCAGCATTGGCCAGACAAACTTCTCCAGAGCTGCGCAGCTGTTTACACCCACTGCAACATCCCTCAACTCCTCTGGCGACAGGCCCGCATGGGTGCGCGTGGACTCGACAGCTCACACCTCTCTTGCATCCAAGAGTCAGGCCACACCTCATTTCAGAGGTGTGGCTAACAAACCTCTGTCTTCAGCCGGCCAATCCCAGGAGTCCATGGGAGGTACGAACAATCTGGCTGAGAAGAGTGGGCCTGTCTTGAGGGATTCAAAGGACGACAGGACCCCAGGGAGAGCAGCTGGACAGCAGTGCATCCAAGAAGAGACAGACCCAGACATGAAGACTTTCCTCACCATTGAGATCAAAGATGGGCACACACGTGCCTCACCTACATCCACTCAAAGGGGCAACGTTATCCCCATCAACAACATGACCCCACGCATCACTGCTAATGCTCTGGGGCAGAGAACAG AGCTGACCCTTGGCCTCCGGGCGACACCATTCaagatctcctcctcctcctccagcttgtCCACTGGATCCTCCATCAAG ATGGAGACAGAGCCTGTCGTCGCCTCTGAGCCGGTGTTTTCTTCTGGTCCCTCTGTCCAGGTGGCATGTCAGATCCCCACCATCCCAAACGGTTCCACGGTCGAAACCAAGACTGAGTGTCCAGGAAAGATGACCGCTGACCAGCTGGCTGCCATCGAGGATGAAGAACTCCTTGATAAAATG CTTGATGAGTCCAAAGATTTTGAGGAGAGGAAAATGATCCGTGCAGCAATGAGAGACCTTCGCAAGAAAAAGAGAG ACCAGAGAGAAAAAGAGCGCGAGACTCGCCTGCAGGAGCTTCGTCAGCAGAGAGATGACCGTGCGCATAAAAATCGTGCTGGGGTCGGAGCAGAAGaggtgatgatgaggaggaaagTGGAGAAGTCAGCCGATGGTTCCACCCTCAGCCAAGTCACCAAAACAGACCGCTTTGCACAGtctg ATGATGGCAGCAGATCAAGTCGCAGCACAGTCGTAGAGGCTAGCTATGTGCAGAAAACAGACA GAGGAACAGTCCAGTCTAAATCATACAGCTACACATCTTCATCCTCTTCCAATACAAGCAAAAAAGTAGGCAG TGTGTTTGACCGTGAGGATGAATCAACATCTCGCAGTGGTGGGTTGGCCGCTGTGGAACGAAGGCAAGCAGAGAGGCACAAGGAGCTGATGAGAGCGCAGACTTTGCCCAAGACCTCAGCCATGCAGGCCCGCAAAGCCATGATAGAGAAGCTGGAGAAGGAGGAAGGCGG CCCGGTAAATCAGGTGGTCTCCAAAGTAAACAGAGTCCAGCGTTCCACTAGCTTTGGTGTACCCAATGCAAACTCCATCAAGCAGATGCTGCTCGACTGGTGCCGCGCCAAGACCCGCTCATATGAG CATGTGGATATACAAAACTTTTCATCCAGCTGGAGCGATGGCATGGCGTTCTGTGCGCTGGTGCACAATTTCTTTCCAGAGGCTTTCGACTACAGCTCCTTGAGTCCCTGCAACCGCAGGCAAAACTTTGAGGTGGCCTTCAGCAATGCAGA
- the smtnb gene encoding smoothelin isoform X5, with product MSKMSTEAYAALDESSLRALLDGTVDLDERRLIRSAIRELRRREIEDIEAALATKRFRPTRLKQQEDKENQHRSSESSEALDVLSNKLKAIRDVDELTKMLRAATDYEERKLIRAAIRQIRDEQQQGAVERVKVPGSSLEPESLESQSTKGTAKREQESPFEQDHIKSQIRELRGQQTNPRRELQRLGSKSGMVLVFDHLVKAEGSEPLLIHSQREEVAPKPDLVLSHRQRSDSAASDCSVASMLSRSNMDSVATEKSLGSTYRARLDSGGSDRSQGSAQRSRQDSGASERSITSQSHIRQRLDSDVSDSAIRLSLGSGASDNIGLVSRKRNDSVASDQSVSMSSEERCPTEEGEVDTSISAYSTDSETESRSQGVTNFQTQPDQDLVVDQDLPDGSVLSRRTPESGPVNGTAEGKHNFLRQKVLEGDLTLTHRKDKDAAPEKKDVVLDQAKRANSVRDRMRKFNEPSQNINVPALKKSPLSSIGQTNFSRAAQLFTPTATSLNSSGDRPAWVRVDSTAHTSLASKSQATPHFRGVANKPLSSAGQSQESMGGTNNLAEKSGPVLRDSKDDRTPGRAAGQQCIQEETDPDMKTFLTIEIKDGHTRASPTSTQRGNVIPINNMTPRITANALGQRTELTLGLRATPFKISSSSSSLSTGSSIKVACQIPTIPNGSTVETKTECPGKMTADQLAAIEDEELLDKMLDESKDFEERKMIRAAMRDLRKKKREAMLGCTQEEIGRTDQREKERETRLQELRQQRDDRAHKNRAGVGAEEVMMRRKVEKSADGSTLSQVTKTDRFAQSDDGSRSSRSTVVEASYVQKTDRGTVQSKSYSYTSSSSSNTSKKVGSVFDREDESTSRSGGLAAVERRQAERHKELMRAQTLPKTSAMQARKAMIEKLEKEEGGPVNQVVSKVNRVQRSTSFGVPNANSIKQMLLDWCRAKTRSYEHVDIQNFSSSWSDGMAFCALVHNFFPEAFDYSSLSPCNRRQNFEVAFSNAETYANCMPLLEVEDMMIMGNKPDSKCVFTYVQSLVNHLRRHEMAMGRPSDL from the exons CTGGATGGGACCGTGGATCTGGACGAGAGACGCCTCATCCGTTCAGCCATCCGGGAGTTGAGAAGGAGGGAGATCGAGGACATAGAGGCCGCTCTGGCCACTAAGAGGTTTCGCCCCACACGACTCAAACAGCAGGAGGACAAGGAGAATCAGCACAG GTCCAGTGAATCCAGTGAGGCCTTGGATGTCCTGTCAAACAAACTAAAAGCAATCAGAGATGTCGATGAACTCACCAAGATG CTCCGTGCTGCCACTGACTACGAGGAGAGGAAGCTGATTAGAGCAGCCATCCGACAAATCCGAGATGAACAACAGCAAG GGGCAGTGGAGAGAGTTAAAGTCCCTGGTAGCAGTCTGGAGCCAGAGAGTCTGGAGTCCCAGAGCACCAAGGGGACTGCG AAGAGAGAACAGGAGAGTCCATTTGAACAAGATCACATCAAATCTCAGATCCGGGAGTTGCGTGGCCAGCAGACAAACCCAAGAAGAGAGCTGCAGAGACTGG GGTCCAAATCAGGCATGGTGCTGGTTTTTGATCACCTCGTGAAGGCGGAGGGCTCTGAACCTCTGCTGATCCATTCGCAGAGAGAAGAAGTGGCACCAAAGCCTGACCTCGTCCTGTCCCATAGACAGAGATCTGATTCTGCAGCTTCAGACTGCAGCGTGGCCTCAATGCTTTCCAGGTCCAATATGGATTCTGTGGCCACAGAAAAGAGCCTCGGCTCGACCTACAGAGCCCGTTTGGACTCTGGAGGTTCTGACAGGAGCCAGGGCTCCGCTCAACGCAGCAGACAAGACTCAGGGGCATCAGAGCGCAGCATCACCTCCCAATCTCACATCAGGCAAAGACTGGACTCAGATGTCTCAGATTCTGCTATCAGACTTTCTTTAGGTTCTGGAGCTTCTGACAACATTGGCTTGGTGTCAAGAAAGAGAAATGACTCAGTGGCTTCAGACCAAAGTGTGAGTATGTCCTCTGAGGAGAGGTGTCCGACAGAGGAAGGCGAGGTAGACACAAGTATCTCAGCATACAGCACTGACTCAGAAACCGAGAGCAGAAGCCAGGGTGTAACCAACTTTCAGACTCAGCCCGACCAGGACCTTGTTGTCGACCAGGATCTTCCAGATGGGTCTGTCTTATCTCGGAGAACTCCTGAAAGTGGCCCAGTCAATGGTACTGCTGAGGGGAAACACAACTTTCTGAGACAGAAG GTACTTGAAGGTGATTTGACCCTCACTCATAGAAAGGACAAGGATGCTG CACCTGAAAAGAAAGATGTTGTGCTGGACCAGGCCAAGCGTGCTAACTCTGTACGCGATCGGATGCGCAAGTTCAACGAGCCCAGTCAGAACATAAACGTCCCGGCTTTGAAGAAGAGTCCTCTGAGCAGCATTGGCCAGACAAACTTCTCCAGAGCTGCGCAGCTGTTTACACCCACTGCAACATCCCTCAACTCCTCTGGCGACAGGCCCGCATGGGTGCGCGTGGACTCGACAGCTCACACCTCTCTTGCATCCAAGAGTCAGGCCACACCTCATTTCAGAGGTGTGGCTAACAAACCTCTGTCTTCAGCCGGCCAATCCCAGGAGTCCATGGGAGGTACGAACAATCTGGCTGAGAAGAGTGGGCCTGTCTTGAGGGATTCAAAGGACGACAGGACCCCAGGGAGAGCAGCTGGACAGCAGTGCATCCAAGAAGAGACAGACCCAGACATGAAGACTTTCCTCACCATTGAGATCAAAGATGGGCACACACGTGCCTCACCTACATCCACTCAAAGGGGCAACGTTATCCCCATCAACAACATGACCCCACGCATCACTGCTAATGCTCTGGGGCAGAGAACAG AGCTGACCCTTGGCCTCCGGGCGACACCATTCaagatctcctcctcctcctccagcttgtCCACTGGATCCTCCATCAAG GTGGCATGTCAGATCCCCACCATCCCAAACGGTTCCACGGTCGAAACCAAGACTGAGTGTCCAGGAAAGATGACCGCTGACCAGCTGGCTGCCATCGAGGATGAAGAACTCCTTGATAAAATG CTTGATGAGTCCAAAGATTTTGAGGAGAGGAAAATGATCCGTGCAGCAATGAGAGACCTTCGCAAGAAAAAGAGAG AGGCCATGCTCGGCTGTACTCAAGAGGAAATAGGTAGGACAG ACCAGAGAGAAAAAGAGCGCGAGACTCGCCTGCAGGAGCTTCGTCAGCAGAGAGATGACCGTGCGCATAAAAATCGTGCTGGGGTCGGAGCAGAAGaggtgatgatgaggaggaaagTGGAGAAGTCAGCCGATGGTTCCACCCTCAGCCAAGTCACCAAAACAGACCGCTTTGCACAGtctg ATGATGGCAGCAGATCAAGTCGCAGCACAGTCGTAGAGGCTAGCTATGTGCAGAAAACAGACA GAGGAACAGTCCAGTCTAAATCATACAGCTACACATCTTCATCCTCTTCCAATACAAGCAAAAAAGTAGGCAG TGTGTTTGACCGTGAGGATGAATCAACATCTCGCAGTGGTGGGTTGGCCGCTGTGGAACGAAGGCAAGCAGAGAGGCACAAGGAGCTGATGAGAGCGCAGACTTTGCCCAAGACCTCAGCCATGCAGGCCCGCAAAGCCATGATAGAGAAGCTGGAGAAGGAGGAAGGCGG CCCGGTAAATCAGGTGGTCTCCAAAGTAAACAGAGTCCAGCGTTCCACTAGCTTTGGTGTACCCAATGCAAACTCCATCAAGCAGATGCTGCTCGACTGGTGCCGCGCCAAGACCCGCTCATATGAG CATGTGGATATACAAAACTTTTCATCCAGCTGGAGCGATGGCATGGCGTTCTGTGCGCTGGTGCACAATTTCTTTCCAGAGGCTTTCGACTACAGCTCCTTGAGTCCCTGCAACCGCAGGCAAAACTTTGAGGTGGCCTTCAGCAATGCAGA